One part of the Thermanaeromonas sp. C210 genome encodes these proteins:
- a CDS encoding DUF362 domain-containing protein → MDVAGLTGFLLGKVGVHAERCVRRFSPRATCRRCLEACPVDAVKLTGEGVKIGECNRCGLCTAVCPTEALQDPERTPAFFLARGREILQTYGQVGFVCFPRGKEARMGSHLIGVTCLGGIPVEVVVALATEGKVVFSRQGQECTSCPLARGGEIWEELLALARQMIACLGLPEDRITFLNEAPPAAPAEYRREGEGRAAMGRREFFAALVRGLGLKGASQVSDRPGMPASRRAILQEVWSTRASAEKKELWPQPGLKLAGPCYLCNICSRLCPQEALVLKGDELLFQPSLCTACGLCIDVCLHGSLAWGEKVSLKEVSSAERKRLATAVTLQCSRCGQEFRASPQTDLCLRCRFSAAQEGLKAN, encoded by the coding sequence ATGGACGTTGCCGGCCTGACGGGTTTCCTCTTGGGGAAGGTCGGTGTCCATGCTGAACGTTGTGTCCGCCGGTTTTCACCCCGGGCAACCTGCCGCCGCTGCCTGGAAGCGTGCCCCGTAGACGCCGTTAAGCTGACGGGGGAAGGCGTTAAAATAGGGGAATGTAACCGCTGTGGACTGTGTACCGCCGTGTGTCCTACCGAAGCCCTGCAGGACCCGGAGAGGACCCCCGCCTTCTTCCTGGCCCGCGGACGGGAGATTCTACAAACCTACGGACAGGTAGGGTTTGTATGTTTTCCCCGGGGCAAAGAAGCCAGGATGGGAAGCCATTTAATAGGGGTAACTTGCCTGGGAGGAATACCCGTGGAGGTTGTAGTGGCCCTGGCCACGGAGGGGAAGGTGGTATTCTCCCGCCAGGGGCAGGAGTGCACCTCGTGCCCTTTGGCCCGTGGAGGTGAAATCTGGGAAGAACTCCTTGCCCTGGCCCGTCAAATGATAGCCTGCCTGGGCTTGCCCGAAGACCGGATTACCTTCCTGAACGAAGCTCCCCCGGCGGCACCCGCAGAATACCGGAGGGAGGGGGAGGGCCGGGCGGCAATGGGTCGGCGGGAGTTCTTTGCTGCTCTGGTCCGGGGACTGGGGTTAAAAGGCGCATCTCAAGTGTCGGACCGGCCCGGGATGCCCGCTTCCCGGCGTGCCATCCTGCAGGAGGTCTGGAGCACCCGGGCTTCTGCCGAGAAGAAGGAACTTTGGCCCCAGCCCGGACTAAAGCTGGCAGGTCCATGTTACCTGTGCAACATATGCAGCCGCCTCTGCCCCCAGGAGGCGTTAGTTCTAAAGGGGGACGAGCTCCTCTTTCAACCCTCCCTGTGCACCGCTTGCGGCCTTTGTATAGATGTCTGTCTTCATGGAAGTCTGGCGTGGGGAGAAAAGGTAAGCCTCAAGGAGGTGTCGTCGGCGGAAAGGAAACGGCTGGCGACGGCAGTTACCCTGCAGTGCTCCCGTTGCGGTCAGGAATTCAGGGCCAGTCCCCAAACCGATCTTTGCCTGCGCTGCCGGTTCTCGGCGGCCCAGGAAGGTTTGAAGGCTAACTAA
- the spoVAC gene encoding stage V sporulation protein AC yields MADQTQQPGPPKKPLSLAEQIAQQQQAYEQQAYQKLVEQIKPKPKVWVNVLNAFWVGGTICGIAQIITLIFREAGLSAQDASNATAMIMVFLGALLTGLGVYDEIGKRAGAGSIIPITGFANSIVSPAMEFKREGFIYGVGARLFTVAGPVIIYGLVTSVLIGLVAYFVS; encoded by the coding sequence ATGGCTGATCAAACCCAACAGCCGGGCCCTCCCAAGAAGCCCTTGAGCTTGGCCGAACAGATCGCCCAGCAGCAGCAAGCATATGAGCAGCAGGCGTATCAAAAGCTAGTCGAACAGATAAAACCCAAGCCCAAGGTCTGGGTAAATGTCTTAAATGCCTTTTGGGTGGGAGGAACCATTTGCGGTATAGCCCAGATTATTACCCTGATCTTTAGGGAGGCGGGGCTCAGCGCTCAAGACGCCTCTAACGCTACCGCTATGATAATGGTGTTTCTAGGTGCCCTGCTTACTGGGCTGGGCGTCTACGATGAAATTGGGAAGCGGGCCGGAGCCGGCTCCATTATACCCATCACCGGTTTCGCTAATTCCATTGTTTCCCCCGCCATGGAGTTTAAGCGGGAGGGGTTTATCTACGGCGTCGGCGCCCGCCTTTTCACGGTGGCCGGGCCGGTGATTATTTACGGCTTGGTCACCTCGGTACTGATCGGCTTGGTTGCCTATTTCGTGAGTTAG
- a CDS encoding spore coat protein: MASHYGAHEIMELHEVLTDTIDGINQFQLYRPHVKDQQLRSILDKQIQFMTQEYNNMVQAINQRGMGHAVPYRAPRTARPVYGLHQPESQAPNVSADEIDDRDIASGMLGCHKASAVMRMMASLECADRELRSMLQQGAVNCAEQAYEVWQYMNQKGFYQVPTLQDVTTHTMINTFTTAPHGGMRYQFQ, encoded by the coding sequence ATGGCATCTCACTACGGCGCCCATGAAATCATGGAGCTCCACGAAGTCTTGACCGATACCATCGACGGCATTAACCAGTTCCAGCTGTACCGTCCCCACGTAAAGGACCAGCAGCTCCGTTCCATCCTGGACAAACAGATTCAGTTCATGACCCAGGAATACAACAATATGGTCCAGGCCATCAACCAGCGGGGTATGGGGCATGCGGTTCCTTACCGCGCGCCGCGCACGGCTCGACCGGTTTACGGATTACACCAGCCCGAGAGTCAGGCCCCTAATGTTTCGGCCGACGAAATAGACGACAGGGACATAGCCAGCGGAATGTTGGGGTGTCACAAGGCTTCGGCGGTAATGAGGATGATGGCTTCCCTCGAATGTGCGGACCGGGAACTGCGGAGTATGCTGCAGCAGGGAGCCGTTAATTGTGCTGAGCAGGCTTATGAAGTGTGGCAGTACATGAATCAAAAGGGCTTTTACCAGGTTCCCACCCTCCAGGATGTAACTACCCATACCATGATAAATACCTTTACCACGGCTCCCCATGGGGGTATGCGCTACCAGTTTCAGTAG
- a CDS encoding TorD/DmsD family molecular chaperone, whose amino-acid sequence MDFELLADWLKGREIIYGLLARLYREGPSREILAALDREGILARLAEEESNEEVREGCRRMQQELSGHQNDLDAYCVKLKEEYNRLFVGPGHLEAPPWESVYRSPDRLLFGEETLAVREFYHSFGLVNKNLYREPDDHLSLELEFMAWLCAQSADCLDKDSDWQRYLQGQQDFLRDHLIQWVPAWSKDMFDHAKTEFFRGLAQFTRGFILSDLKEVGAALNHQ is encoded by the coding sequence ATGGACTTTGAGCTTTTGGCCGACTGGTTGAAGGGCCGGGAGATTATATACGGTTTACTGGCCCGTTTATATAGGGAGGGCCCCAGCAGGGAAATCCTCGCTGCCCTGGACCGGGAAGGGATCTTGGCCCGGCTGGCCGAGGAAGAAAGTAATGAAGAAGTCCGCGAGGGCTGCCGGCGCATGCAGCAAGAGCTGTCCGGACACCAAAACGATTTGGACGCTTACTGCGTCAAATTGAAGGAAGAGTATAACCGCCTCTTTGTAGGTCCCGGCCACCTAGAGGCGCCGCCGTGGGAATCTGTATATCGTTCTCCCGACCGTCTCCTTTTTGGTGAAGAAACCCTGGCGGTGCGCGAGTTCTATCATTCCTTCGGCCTGGTCAACAAAAACCTCTATCGAGAACCCGACGACCACCTGAGTTTGGAGCTGGAGTTCATGGCCTGGCTTTGCGCCCAAAGCGCCGACTGTTTAGACAAAGATAGTGATTGGCAGCGGTATTTGCAAGGCCAGCAGGACTTTTTGCGTGACCACTTGATCCAATGGGTACCGGCATGGAGTAAGGATATGTTTGACCACGCCAAAACTGAGTTCTTCCGGGGCCTGGCCCAGTTCACCCGGGGATTTATCTTAAGCGATTTAAAGGAAGTGGGGGCGGCCTTAAACCACCAGTAG